The sequence ATATAGGGGTAAGGTAAACCTGTTTGGTTGTTATTACAAAGGATTTCGGCCTATCCCCGGCTATGTTTGTTACAAACCCTTCGTCCTCTGCAATTTGAAGAAACTCCAGAGTGCTCTTAGATTCTTTAGCCATTTTCATATCTATTATAGCTATAACGTCTTTTGTGGGTACTATGGTATCGCCACCTAAATGAATAAACATTTCTCACATCTCTCCTATTGAAGTATTTGTTTTATTATAAATACTAGATGCACATACTGCACAGACATCCCTCTTGGATTTGTAATATCTTCGGCAGTTCTTGCATCTTTTCCAGTTGTTCTGTTCCATCCATTTTTTATTTTTATAATCTATAGATATAATGCTCTTCAATAACCTTCTCAGTTCTTCGTCCTTCAGGTGTGACAGCATTCTATCTATCTTTGAATATTCTTCCGCGGTTAAGTATATATCATTTAAATTTCTCTCTTTTTCTTTAAAACTTACGGTTCTATTACTATAATTAATGGTGCCCAGTTTAAACCTCAGGTCTTTAATCACCATGTTTCCTATTTTTGTGTTTATTCGTTCTATTATATCCGGTTTCAGAAACGATAGATGATGGGACCACATGGAATTAGGCACATTAACGAACAGGACCCCGTTTTTAAGATATGATGGGCATGTATATTTACACAGTTTTTCACCTATGACCTCATCCCATATAACAAATACGAGGCTTTCAATAACCCTTTTGTAAATCTTC is a genomic window of Koleobacter methoxysyntrophicus containing:
- the remB gene encoding extracellular matrix regulator RemB, translating into MFIHLGGDTIVPTKDVIAIIDMKMAKESKSTLEFLQIAEDEGFVTNIAGDRPKSFVITTKQVYLTPISSTTLQRRAGFMNP
- a CDS encoding DUF721 domain-containing protein, translated to MEELKNILKDTLKQRKIYKRVIESLVFVIWDEVIGEKLCKYTCPSYLKNGVLFVNVPNSMWSHHLSFLKPDIIERINTKIGNMVIKDLRFKLGTINYSNRTVSFKEKERNLNDIYLTAEEYSKIDRMLSHLKDEELRRLLKSIISIDYKNKKWMEQNNWKRCKNCRRYYKSKRDVCAVCASSIYNKTNTSIGEM